A DNA window from Arachis duranensis cultivar V14167 chromosome 3, aradu.V14167.gnm2.J7QH, whole genome shotgun sequence contains the following coding sequences:
- the LOC107480787 gene encoding dof zinc finger protein DOF1.4 → MLVNIMPPSTTNEWTQTQIIDDQNHNTKAEAPPPSSSSSAARVMEKQGQEHVQQQQQQALKCPRCDSSNTKFCYYNNYSLSQPRHFCKACKRYWTRGGTLRNVPVGGGCRKNTKRLKRQSSSSIDATPSPSSSSTHPPASNINPLFYGVPSSNNNNNNNNSCDLLNLPSFPGFRVSSGYDNDVQPHLSGLGFSSGIMSNMEATGFGSNESNSFLSAYNSIFGSCSSSASTTLLSSTLLQHKFMNGGGFQGLATPEVEEMQMRERREGERGGVMGCSSLKEVKGELLGEERGRERLEWQNQMMEHTMGFSDPSSSLYWSTSSSPMAASSWNDQPNIGPSVTSLI, encoded by the exons ATGTTGGTTAATATCATGCCTCCATCAACGACTAACGAATGGACACAg ACTCAAATCATAGATGATCAAAATCACAACACCAAAGCTGAAGCTCCACCaccatcatcgtcatcatcagCTGCTagggttatggaaaaacaaggTCAAGAACATGttcagcagcagcagcaacaagCTCTCAAGTGCCCTCGCTGCGATTCATCCAACACCAAATTCTGCTACTACAACAACTACAGCTTATCGCAGCCTAGACACTTCTGCAAAGCCTGCAAGCGATACTGGACAAGAGGTGGAACCCTCCGCAACGTCCCCGTCGGCGGTGGCTGCAGAAAAAACACCAAGCGTCTCAAGCGCCAATCATCTTCTTCCATCGATGCcactccttctccttcttcttcttccactcaTCCTCCGGCTTCTAATATCAACCCTTTGTTTTATGGGGTACctagtagtaataataataacaacaacaataactctTGTGATTTGTTGAACCTACCTTCTTTCCCTGGGTTCAGAGTGAGTTCTGGGTATGATAATGATGTTCAGCCTCACCTAAGTGGGTTAGGTTTTTCATCAGGGATCATGTCCAATATGGAAGCTACTGGATTTGGTTCAAATGAGAGTAACTCATTTCTTTCGGCCTACAATTCCATCTTCGGTTCGTGTTCTTCATCAGCTTCTACTACCTTGCTGAGTTCCACTCTACTGCAGCATAAATTCATGAATGGTGGTGGATTCCAAGGGCTAGCTACTCCTGAGGTTGAAGAGATGCAAATGAGAGAGAGGCGTGAGGGAGAAAGAGGAGGAGTCATGGGTTGTTCTTCTTTGAAAGAAGTGAAAGGTGAATTATTGGGAGAagaaagagggagagagaggttGGAGTGGCAGAATCAGATGATGGAACATACCATGGGCTTTTCTGATCCCTCTTCTTCGCTTTATTGGAGCACATCATCATCACCCATGGCTGCTTCTTCTTGGAATGATCAACCCAATATTGGTCCTTCTGTCACTTCACTCATCTAG